CGAATCTGCAAAtgtaaacaaaaaataaaatagcTAAACACAGATCTATCACAGCATTATTTTGTGTCTGGTTCAACTTTTAAAATAGAGGTCGCAACTTCAACCCATTTAGCTTTTAATGGGGCTATTTAACATATGAAAAACAGAAAAAATGCAGATGTACCAGATCATCGTCTTCGGGGCGATCATCGCCGTCCCCACCAGCATCCCTAAGGACTCTATTTTCTTCTTCTAACTGAGCACAACGTTCTTTTGCAAAAGCAAGATCAGCCTTCACTGTTTTCAGCTCCCGAAGTAGAACTTTTGCTTTTGCTGCCATTGCCATTGAAACCTGTCATCAAAAGCAACCTGATATGATACATGTACATGATAGCAACTATATtagaatattatattaatattaatgtaactaGAATTTGCTTGCTATAGCAATCTAAAAAATGAAACATCTATTATATATGATGACATGCATACAAGATGATTACTAGAGGTCGCAATTTTAACTTATTTTACTTATAAACGGGTCAATTCGGGTTATGTTATATCTTTAACAGATTAACAGAaacagattaactaatttgaagggaTGGCCCTAATGTTGGGTTGACAAAAGCCAACATGAACGTCTCCCATGTGTATTATTAATGTGTCAAATCGTCTAAATCATTTCACTAGATAAACTAGATGCTTTTGAAATGATACAACTTTTGTAGTCATCGATTATCCGGACAAGAAATAATTATGAAATATCCAAACAAGCCTGGATACAAATTAAAAGCCAAGAACCAATCTAACGCGTACCATACCCACCTTGACCCGTTAGGCTGTTAAGCCTGCCCACCCATTTGTCACCTCTAATAGTGAGGTATAGTGCTCCGCATAGAAATAACATAGACATAGTAAAGGAAAACATTATATCAACCAGTACTACACATCTGCCACCTTACGTCTCTAGAGGCCTTCAGTTGAATTTCTGTATCAGTCTGCGTCTGGGGTTGACTAGGGACTTGCGTCTTTTGTAATTGCCTTGCAGTCCCAACCTTTGCAACCGGAACTTCCATAGCAGTAGCAGACTTTTTCTTTATCTGTCGTTTACGTGTTTCCTGAATGATGTCAGCGGTTCGATTCTCCACAACTGTCATACCTTCCTGTGATCATAGCATCAAAGTCTCATGTAAATGCCTGAACATATCTTTCAATTGTTTCTCCTAACTGTTTCAGTTGCTTTTGTCACTAAAAACCAGATTTAACCTGATCGGTTGTATCCTAGAAGCTCCTAACTTTTTTTTTTCTGATTCACGGACTTAAAAAAAAAGATATTGCAGAAGCTTACCTCAAGAGCATTACCAATGGTGTCACCAATGTAATTGAGGGATGATGTAATTGCATTAAGCCCCTTCTGCAATGCAGGATTATCTTCCTTTTGATTATTTTGTGGCACCTCATACTGCCTAGAATGCTGTATATAACAAAGAAGGAAAAAATACAGTAATTACTTTTGTACAAGGTCCATATGGTTATTATGAAGTATCTTTGAATAACTTCCATATCTAGTTATTACCTGACCCTTTGCTTCTGCATTAGACATCTGTTGTCTTCTCCTTTCGGGTGTTTCATATTGTTGGGCCACATCATCGTCATCAATTATGGCCCTGGCTTTTCGAGCAAGAGCACCCCAAAATCCACGTTTGGGCTCATCCAAACTCTTGGTTGATGTACCACCAAATCTTGTTGAATCATCCTACAACCATGAGTAACCATCTGCTAAGGGAACTACATGATTACTCAAGCAAAATACATTCACATATAAGTAAAATAAGAAATTAGCAGCTACAGAAACCCATCGTCATTTAAAATTAAACTCAATCAAACTATCCAATTGCAAGTGTAAACCAACAAATGAACGCCGAAAGAAGACAGAAAGAAAGCAAGAGAGGGCCTGGGACCTATTCCACTTTATTAGTAAAAGGTCTACTGTATTATACCACAGCATTGTGCTTACGAGGCTTGATGAAATTGTTGTGTTATATTCACTTAGGAAGAACTGTCAAATCTTCTATTCTAGACTTTTAGCTTAAGTAACATATCTTTTTTCCTACATGTTTTCCTGATTCTATGCAATTGCTGCCTCCTATGGTGACTGACTAAATTGGTATCCATATATGGATACAAGATGTTATGTATCTTGTAGCAAATAGTCCCTTTCTAATATTCACACCCTTTGCATAAGCAACCACAACAAATGTCGCATATTTGTAGACGACGAACTGTGTTAAAGCAGTCCAATGCCTCTTCCTTATCAGAAAAAAAATGCTCATTGACCATTCTTTGTTTTCGTTCTTTTATTAAGCCTCTAGTTATCAGTTATCACACATATTCCCTTGCCTCCAACAAAATCAATTACAGGCAAACCTAATACACCACCACCACTAATCATCCACCACTCTTGAACTTCTTAATATTTAATCTGTAACTTCTATTACAATAAAATATTACAAGCAGATAATCATGAATATAATTCTAGGCCCTTCACAAAGCCAGAAGATCATAAGTTCAACGCTTTGACTTTAGTTCACTCTAATCTTCCTATAGCATTAGCTAAAATTCAAAATTTCAGTATTAGATCACTGTATATCTAGGTTTGAAATGATAAGCTTACACAGATAGACCTTTAGCTACAGATAGACATATGCACAAAATACACACAAAAGCCAAAAACTGTACGGATAAATATGCCTACCTTAACAGAAGACGAATAAGAAGATCGAACAGGATTTAATTTCCGGGGTGAAAGAGCGGATTCACCGTACGCAGAAGACAAAGAAGAATCACGGTGAGCAGAAGATGCTCTGATCGCTTTCGCTGCAAGAGAAGATGAACTGTCTTCTGGTGGATCTAAATTAGGTGTAAttgaattagggttagggttagagaTTGCAAATTCTTCCCTAAATAATGAATCTTTCGAAAATCCTTGCTTTCTTCTATACGCCATAACAAGTATGTTTGAAATCTTAAGTATTTCACCACCGCCGTCGCAACCACCCCGCCGTCGCGGAAATAGAAACGTCGGTGACCGGAAGTGGATCCCAAAGCTCACGATTCAGTCCAACTTTGAACTGTCAGTTACTAACTAATGGTCAACGGCTCGGATAGTTGTGTTTTATATGAAGTTATTGGACCATTTATGGGCCTTGTTTTCATAGTAAGCCTTTTAGTAATGGGCTTTTAAATTCTACCAAGACATCTATTACTGTAACATCCATGCTTTGCACTAAATTTTACATTAAAAGTTAAAGGGATGGTTTAGATTAGCTTGTATTAATGGACTTTATTTTAGCTTATAAAGTTGATATATTTTGAAAACATCTTAATTTTATCTCAATGATAAAAGTTAGTTAGCAATAGAGACAGCTTATTATATCAAGACAATGCAATAAGTTAAAAAGCTTTGTAACAAAACTTATCCGGCCAACCTCTAAATGGGCAGTAATTGCATTGCGTGTGAAAAAAAGGACGATGACGGATATAACATCACCCTCAAATTTCTTGAACATATCGCTTAGATGTTCCAAATTCAATGATGGTAGGCTAAACAATGACGACGAATGTGATTGTGGCGGAATCTACCCTCTTATGTCAGTTATGCACAGTGTGTATAGGCCTGCAATCTAGAGAGCACCATTCAATCAGGTATGTGATATCGTAGGAGCTCGCAAATAATATGAAATTTATTATATGGGTTCGAACCCACTAATTAAACTAATTTCAATAAGTTGACATAAGTATAAGGAATTTGGCTTTGACATAATTGTAATGAATTTGGCTTTGACATAACTAAGGAATCGGGCTTTAAAAACATAATAACAAATCCTTGTATTGTTGGTCCAGTGGTATTGGCTCATACCTCTTTTTAGAGGTTGAGAGTTCGATTTTCTGGGGTGACAATATTGCACACAAGTATATTCCGATGATCTTGAAATCTACTCAAGGTCGTCATTCGCACATCGCGTTGCGAGGGCAACGGGGAGGGGGTTTTTTACCGGCCATGCTCTCGGATTAGTTCGGGTTTTCTACAGGGCAGCAGTTGAggggttatgcaactgcgggagatgatcGTGTGAGTGGTTTAGTCCCCCCTAGGCAGGGGAGGCCCAGAGGGGGAGCAAAGTGATCGACCGCTCAGGGCCCTTGATATTCTGGGAGCCATTATTTTTATGTATACAGACATAATCGGAGATTTGAGAAGTAGGAGAACTAGGAAAACTCAAATGAAGCAACGAAGGCAAAGCACAATAGGCCCAAAACAACAATCAAAGGCCTCATAAATAAAAGAAATCAAAGTCCACTAGCATTCTAGCAAAGTcgaaagagttttttttttttttaatagtttataatatgaatatgaattggatATTTTATGGTAGCTTTTGTAGCTGATAACTTATACGGCATTTGAAAGTGCCTCATTCAGGTCCTTATACGGAAGATCACTTTTTAGTATAATGAAAATGCTCTACTTTAACTCGTTACTAAGACCACTTGTAGTGGTTGGGGGCGTGGGTTGGGGGCGTGGGTtgctttttgatgactaggacgtgtgagttgtttttgtggagtagtggtggtgtgagttgagagtattgtgatgatgtgttaaaatataattgagttaagtattaaaagggatataaaataatatttttaaattaaaaaaaataaagaaacaagcaaCGCCTGTTGCCATCTCCGTTGCAGGGCCACTCAAGCCCCAAACAATGCCCCAATACTCCAAAATTGGTGTTGCTTGCTTGCCACATCACCTTGGCCACGCCACATTTTCAAACCGATACAAGGGGTCTAAGGTAAAATGCACCTTTAATAAGGCAGGAAAGTAGTGCTTAATCATTTCTAACTACTTTCAAGCAAAACAGAATAATATATACACTTCAAATTTGGTTGGGTAACGGGTATGACTTATTTACGTACCTAAAAATAGTATAATTTCTAGATAAtatttatactccgtaattaataataTGATTTGTATACTAATTAAAATATGAAAGGACTATTTGTTGCATTTTAAGGGATTTTTGGTGAGAACTTAGAGGGTGTTTGGGAATGCGATTTGAAGTTGATTTTTTGATTATTACGTTTTGAAAACGCAAATAAATAGTTCATAGTGTTTGATaaaataagtttaaaaatcaattaTCTACGTTATAAGGCTATGAAATCGCAACTTTGGAGAAGTGGGCTATTGGTTACTGCAAGCAACACGTGAAATTTGATTTACTAGTAACCTTAACAAAATTACTGAAGTACCCTCCAATCTCACTTATAATTTGTTACTCCGTAAGTTCCTATTATGCATAAATGCAAAGCAAGGTAAGGTTCACTTGTTTTATTACTGGATATCTAATTtatatgtttttattattattattattatgttatatatatatatatatatatatatatatatatatatatatatatatatatataatgataataatttgttaCAAATCATAAAAAATGTATCATTAGATATTAAATGTATACTTTTTTTCTTTACTTTAAAAGGATGTCCTTTTTGGTAATTCTACACGTTAAGTTATCAAATAATCCGATTTTCTCAAACACTCAAAAACTAAATATCTGATTATTATGATATCAAACAACAAAATTAAATCCAAACACCATTAATCAAAATCACGTTTTGTTGAAGCTTATTATTTGATTATGATTATCTAAAACGCATAATCAATATTCAAAACGCAAATCCAAACATCCCCTTAGAGAGAAACGAGAGGACTAATTTAAGTCGCGTTGTAAATCTTTCGCCGTCCTGCGTAGTGAGTCTTTGATGAATAAATAAAATTGAGGTTATATCTTTTGTAAGAGAGTAGTATGAGAATATTTAATAGTACTGAAAGTTAAGTGTCttcaattcataattcataatatcGTTATACACAAAAATTTATTACAAGAAGTAGTTGTGGCATGTTTGCTCATTTTTATACAAAAAATTTACGACCAATTATAATATATCTAGAAACAATATACACTGATAATAATTTTTTACTTattttctgtatgattaaattgattATGACCATCATCTGAATTCTACACAAAGGTGGACCAGAGCTCCAATTTAAAAAGACATGCAATTCCATATAAAGGCATCCCACATAATAAGTAAAAATCTTAGTGTGCTTTGGTTACTTCTTAATTGAATATTTCAACGTTGAATGTTAAATCATTCGATATTTAGTGCCTTTGTTTCCAACCCTTAAATAACAGATGATATTGAATGATTCAATTTTCAGTGTTGAATCATTTAGAAATGTAACTATCTCTTAATCATTAAGCACATAAATTTTACTCTGTATATAATATGTTCTTAAAATATATCAAAAACActtattaaacaactatattgtaattgttattcaTGTCAAAGGTTAATAAAGTAATTATACATCATTCACATTGTTCGTTCAAAATGATTATCTAACGAGTTATTTTTATTCAAAAATATCTTCTCTTAGAacttttgaatcattcagattatttCTTGCCCAGCTTTTGATTAAAGATAATCATCATAAATCTTGAATGTACACATCTTATCTTTAATTCTTTGTGAATTTAGACCTCTCAACGCACATGTACACAAACCCTTGAGATGTTTTAGTTCTTGATCCCATGTTGGTATTGGAGGTTCTTCAGATATTAAACGGTTTGCGTCTTGTGAAAGAGACATTTTCGAAAAATCTCGAGTAAACTTGATAATTTTGTTAAAAACTTAATGAAATCGTTAAATTTTGACTTCGATAGCCTTTTTCGTTAGAAAGTAAACTGAGCTCGTTAACTTTTAACGAAATGGGTTTGTAATAAACTTGGGCCTGATCTTGTTGTTATGGGGCTTCGGAACCAGGAGTGGGCCTGAATATAATTTTCTTTCTTGGGCTTAATATTATCTTAGGCTAACAATTTGGAAGGAAATGGGCTTGAATGCAATTCAGCTGCTAAAATAACAGCAGTTGAAATAAATCTCAAAACTAATATGGTGGATGTTGGATTTGAACCTGTGACTTGATAGATGCAATTGGGAGTGTTAACCAACTGAGACAAGATCCTTTCTAAAATAACACGAAACTGAATCTCTATAACCTACATTCTGCTTTGTGTTTCTTCCCCAAAATAAAACACACTCAGATGGTATTTTCACCCAAATACAACTCTCGAGCAGATGTAAACTAAAACCCTAATTGCTTCACTTCTTTTAATCAAATCCAAAAACACAAATATCCAATTAGATGCAATCGAATCAGTTAGTGCCTTCATTTATCTCTTCGTCCCCAAATTTCAAATAAAGTTAAGAACCCTAATTTCTTATCACTTTCAAAAACGTTCCAAATCAAATCAAACGAATAAGCATTAAGTTCTGACAAAAATTGGGCAGCATAACTATATTATATGAAAAAATTGGTGAAGTACATCCGTACGGTTACGGGTCAGAATCCAGACGGTTGGAGTATGAATTCGAACGATTACTGGTTTGAATCCGGGTGGTTACGGGTTTGAATCCGGCAGTTATATGTACCCGGGTTTGATTGATACGGATACAGACAGTTTAATTGAAGATACGGATAGGCTAGGATACCGAtgtagttgtgacgacccggaaattttcgatcaaatttaaacttaatctttatatgatttcgacatgataagcaaagtctgtaatgttgagtctcaaaaactttggaactatattcatgtaactaattaccctttttactgtgttcgacgattcacgaataaactgtaagtaaaaactggaaaccattatgacttatatattatatgattttactttattaaatgaaaatgttttatgatataacaatttctattatttaaaccttttaataaaatgattttgaatataagtagttttggaaaactaaaccttatagtattatttgatttagtttcaaacgtacggaaacattttttcgatataatagaatttgattataaaatgtttttatggattttcaatgatatgaaaataaaaagataaaataaaggtttctaatgagcactaaaagactacaacatttcatctcaagattacaagttaaaatgatAGAAATCACTAAacatgcgcacttgcacgagaaaaatcataactaaatcatactgactcgaaaaagggtgattctggtaTCCAGACATCCGTAACTCAAAAAtgtacaactttcgtgaagacatcatacgcggatcgcgtacccaTCTACGCGAAATGCGTAATTTTTCAAAATATTACGCAGAATTTGTAATCATTactcgaaacgcgtaatgttatgtTTATCGACATAATTGAGGCGGCTTTACTGTTTTTCACTGTTTTAACACGTTTTATTattcattatattattatattataagtattatattatatttatattattttattaatatatgatatgtatatatatgtgatatGTTCGATCATATTACTCAGTATCATATTTATCATCatccttcttattattattattttaatattattattattattattaagattattattattattattattattattattattattattattattattaatcttatataatattagttatg
The window above is part of the Rutidosis leptorrhynchoides isolate AG116_Rl617_1_P2 chromosome 1, CSIRO_AGI_Rlap_v1, whole genome shotgun sequence genome. Proteins encoded here:
- the LOC139882876 gene encoding uncharacterized protein isoform X1, with translation MAYRRKQGFSKDSLFREEFAISNPNPNSITPNLDPPEDSSSSLAAKAIRASSAHRDSSLSSAYGESALSPRKLNPVRSSYSSSVKDDSTRFGGTSTKSLDEPKRGFWGALARKARAIIDDDDVAQQYETPERRRQQMSNAEAKGQHSRQYEVPQNNQKEDNPALQKGLNAITSSLNYIGDTIGNALEEGMTVVENRTADIIQETRKRQIKKKSATAMEVPVAKVGTARQLQKTQVPSQPQTQTDTEIQLKASRDVSMAMAAKAKVLLRELKTVKADLAFAKERCAQLEEENRVLRDAGGDGDDRPEDDDLIRLQLESLLAEKARLAQENSVYARENRFLREIVEYHQLTMQDVVYIDENREEVSEVYPINNSFTTSNPVTPRNSNPHVIGDISSSPVTPTSPFVVNTEDQLKM
- the LOC139882876 gene encoding uncharacterized protein isoform X2; this encodes MSNAEAKGQHSRQYEVPQNNQKEDNPALQKGLNAITSSLNYIGDTIGNALEEGMTVVENRTADIIQETRKRQIKKKSATAMEVPVAKVGTARQLQKTQVPSQPQTQTDTEIQLKASRDVSMAMAAKAKVLLRELKTVKADLAFAKERCAQLEEENRVLRDAGGDGDDRPEDDDLIRLQLESLLAEKARLAQENSVYARENRFLREIVEYHQLTMQDVVYIDENREEVSEVYPINNSFTTSNPVTPRNSNPHVIGDISSSPVTPTSPFVVNTEDQLKM